The Candidatus Thermoplasmatota archaeon genome contains the following window.
AAGGACGCGTCGTGGCGGATTGTGGCGCGCGTCTCCTCGCCAACGGCCCGCGTGCAGCCGACGAAGGCCGGCGGACACACGTTCGTGGCGTTCGCGAACCGGCGGTCGATCTCGATCCGCTCCGCCTCGAGCGAGAGCGCGAAGGGCGCGACGGGGCCGGGGCCGTACAGGAGGAGGGGGCCGTCCGCGGAGGCGAGGCCGAGGTCGCCCGCGAGCGCGACGGGGGCGCCGGTCTCGAACACCCCGGCGCCCGCGGCGGCGGCCGCGGCGGGGGCAAGCGGCATGAGTAGGAGGATCAGGATGAGAACGGGAAACAGCCGGCCGCTCAAGGCCCTCCTCACACTCCTCGGAGCCTCCCAGCTCCGCCCGCTCAAGGAGCCCCGGGTCATGGAATAAACCCTTGGGTGTCACCCGTCCCGTCACCAAATCCTTATGCCGCGAAGGACGCATCCGAACCCGGGAGGCCCGGTCCAATGTCGCTCCTCGGTTGGCGGACGATCGCCGTGCTCGCCACGGCGCTTCTCGTCCCGCTGAATGCGAGCGCGAGTCCCGCCGTGGCCCCCTCGAACTTCCTCGTCCAGCAGAGCAACGGCTTCGCCGTCCTCAGCTGGGATGCGACCGAATCCACCACGTATCGGGTCTTCGTCGGCACGAACGCGGACAACCTCGGCCTCGTCGGCACCACGAGCGCGCTGACCTTCGACGCGAACGCCGGGTCCGGCGAGACCTGGTACGCCGTGGGAGCCGTCGACGCGAGCGGCGCGCTCGGCCCCGTCGCCTTCTCGAACGCGGGCGCCACCAAGACCGGGCAATGCGTTTCCGTCTCGAAATCGGGCGGCGTCGGCATCAGCATCAAGAACTGCGTCACCTTCTGAGGACATCATGGAACTCTCGAGGCTTCGCGCCGACGCGCAGCTTGCGGCCGCCCGACCGAGCCTTCGGCAGGAGATCCATGCCTTCATCGTGGCCCACCCGGCGGCGCACATCCTCGAGATCGCGGAGCGCTTCGGCCTCAGCCACCCGACGATCATGTACCACCTCGATCTCCTGAAGAGCGAGGGGTACGTCGTCTCCGTTCCCTGGGGGAAGCGGCGCGTCCACTTCGACGCCGCCTCGCACTTCACGGCCTGGGAGCGGGAGGTCCTCGCCACGTTCGCCGCGGACGAGCCGCGCGCCATCCTCGAAGCCGTCGCCGCGAGCCCCGGCACCTTCGGTCGCGAGCTCGCGGCCTCCCTCGGGCTTTCCACGACCACCGTCAAGCGGCATCTGCCCGCGCTCCTGAAGCTCGGTCTCATCGCCGAGGTGGAGTCGGGCTTCCGTCGCCGCTTCGCGATCGGCCCCCAGCTCGTCCGTCGCGGGCCCGCCCTCCTCGCGAAGATCCCCGAGGCCGTCGGCATGCAGGCGATGATCCGCGCGGTCCTCGCCGACACGATCGGACCGAACCCTTCAGAGACAACTTGAAAGGCCGGACCTGACGGGACCGGGCGGGTTCTAGACAAAATGACCCAAGTTTGATGAGGGGGCGCGTCCTTAGCAGCCTCAAGGGACAAGCCTGCCAAGGCCGCCGGGGATCGGGGCGTCGGCGTGATTCCTCACACCAACCCCCCCTCCTCCCGCCGACCCCTCCCACGAGGTTGCGACCGCGCTCCCCTCAGACGCGGTCGCAACAACCGGTCCCCGGCGCTCCCTTCCTGTTTACAGCGACACTCCGTCTCACGCTCCGTGCTGCGGCACGGAGCGTGAGACTACGTGCCAGAGGAGGGGGCTATCCGCCCCCTCCTCTGGACTCCTCCCCGGACCAGGGGCTCCGCCCCTGGACCCCCGCCGAGACCCGCGTTTCCCTGTCATGGGACGGTCAGGGGGCCCTCGGCCCCCCTTGGGTTCGCGCGCGGGCTGGGGCTCTGCCCGATTTCCGCCGAGACCCACGTGGGCCTGTCGATGGGACGGTCGGGATGCGCGGGGCCCTTCCGGACCTGCGTGGAACTGGGGCTTCGCCCCTGGAACCCCGACCGAAACCGCGTGGGCCCGTCCTGGGGGCGATCGGGAGGCGCGCGGCTCACGCTACGACCCCCAGAGCGGAGCACTTCTGCGGGGTTCTGGACGCGCGTGAGGTCGACCGCGGTGATGCACTCCGATGGAGCGCGGCTGAGGACCTCCTGCAGATGGGGGACCGTGAGGCCGCAATCCTCCTCTTCGCCGCCTTCGGCCAACGCGGGCCATCGCCCTCGTTGAGGGGCTGCTGCTTCGCCCGCGCCGGGCCGCCTCACCGCTTCGCGAGGAACCGCACGAGATCGTACTTCGTGACGATGCCCCTCACGGCGCCCTTCTCGAGGACGAGGACCGCGGGCTGGGTCTTCACGAGCTCGATCGCGCGCTCCACCGATTCGCCCGCGTCGAGCGAGGGGAGCGGCG
Protein-coding sequences here:
- a CDS encoding winged helix-turn-helix transcriptional regulator; amino-acid sequence: MELSRLRADAQLAAARPSLRQEIHAFIVAHPAAHILEIAERFGLSHPTIMYHLDLLKSEGYVVSVPWGKRRVHFDAASHFTAWEREVLATFAADEPRAILEAVAASPGTFGRELAASLGLSTTTVKRHLPALLKLGLIAEVESGFRRRFAIGPQLVRRGPALLAKIPEAVGMQAMIRAVLADTIGPNPSETT